One Salvia splendens isolate huo1 chromosome 1, SspV2, whole genome shotgun sequence genomic window, GGGAAACATGCTTCAAGAAAGATCAGTTTGGGCATGATCAAGAACATAACTAGAAAATTGGCTAACTTTTGCAGGTGATCAATTGGCCATTGCTAAGGAGACAGGAAGAAGGCTTGGGATGGGCACAAATATGTATCCTTCGTCGTCTCTGCTCGGTGGTTCCAAGGATGAGGCGAATGCTTCTCTACCTGTGGACGAGCTTATAGAGAAGGCCGATGGCTTTGCTGGCGTCTTCCCAGGTATGCATCCGTGTCATCATCAATGGGACCCGCCTTTTTTATCAGCTGTAACTCCAGTTCATCGCCACCTGCAGAGCACAAATACGAGATTGTGAAGAAGTTGCAAGCTAGGAAACACATCTGTGGGATGACTGGTGACGGCGTGAATGATGCCCCCGCCCTCAAAGTAGCTGACATAGGGATTGCTGTGGCAGATTCGACAGATGCAGCACGTAGTGCTTCTGATATAGTTCTGACTGAGCCCGGTCTGAGCGTGATCATCAGCGCTGTGCTGACTAGCCGTGCCATTTTCCAAAGAATGAAAAACTACACGGTGAAGACAACACCTTAACAACAATCATAATTCTTCCTTTTAGTTATCAAGAGAAATTTGGCATTAACATAGTAAGAGATTAATAgtttccttctcttttcttaGATTTATGCGGTCTCCATCACAATTCGTATAGTGGTAAGTTTCAGTTCTCAACATATGATCTCTATCATACTACTAAGCAAGAAAATTGGGCCTTATCTTTCTtgaaatgatacttgcagctgGGATTTATGCTGCTCACCGTGTTCTGGGAATTCGACTTCCCTCCATTCATGGTGCTCGTCATTGCCATCCTCAACGACGGTAAGTCATTCATGATTTAGGAAGCATAGACAGCTctttttttttgcttctttttttctGAGAGAAAGATCGATGTTCAGGTACTATTATGACAATATCGAAAGACAGAGTGAAACCTTCTCCATTTCCGGACAGTTGGAAGCTAAGTGAGATATTCGCAACTGGGGTAGTCCTTGGAGGTTACTTGGCTCTAATGACTGTGATATTTTTCTGGGCTGCATACGAAACAGATTTCTTCCCGGTAAAGCCATCTCTCCATACACCATTCTCAAACAGCCTCTCTAATCATTGATGCCTATTTCTAAAGAACTTTGCTCTTTCTTCCTACATTCTCTATATATGTATGTAGAATCATTTCAACGTACGAAGCTTCAACATCCACCACCACAACATGTCGGATCACACACAAGCGGATCCACTCAACGAGATGATGTCATCTGCAGTTTATCTTCAAGTCAGCACGATCAGCCAGGCCTTGATCTTTGTGACCCGCTCGAGGGGATTTTCTTTCTTCGAACGCCCTGGTCTCCTTCTTGTCACTGCTTTCCTCATTGCACAGCTGGTAATTAGTCAGAGCATTCAGTTCCTGTCTAATCTGCTTCATCTCTTTACAAGTTTCCAAACCAAGAAAATCACCATTTTTTTGTTCTGATTGAATCTTCTTTAACTAGATTGCAACTGTAATAGCTGCCACTGCAACAATAAAGTTTGCTGGGATCAGAAGCATAGGGTGGGGGTGGACGGGGGTGATCTGGCTGTTTAATACGGTGACGTACATGCTTCTTGATCCCATCAAATTCGCAGTTAGATATGCTCTGAGTGGAAGAGCCTGGGGCCTTGTGTTGGAGAAAAGGGTAAGTTGTTGCCATAATAGATGAATTTTGAGTAGAAACGTGATCTGAATGAAGTGTTCGATCCACAGACTGCGTTCTCCATGAAGAAGGATTTTGGAAGGGAGGCGCGTGAGGCTGCATGGGCGGCTGAGCAACGGACACTGCACGGGCTTCAGCCAACTTCGCTGTTCGAAAAGAGCAGCTTTGCGGAACTTAATCTCATGGCAGAAGAAGCTAAACGACGTGCAGAGATCGCAAGGTTAGCTTTTAGGTTTTGGTTGGTAATGATAGTTATTTGGtttgaatatttatttgttttgggtcTAAGAGTGTTTGTATGGTGTTAATTTTGCAGATTGGTAGAGATTCATACCCTCAAAGGAAAGGTCGAGTCTTTTGCCAAGCTAAGAGGATTGGACATTGATGCCATGAATCAACACTACACTGTTTAAACATTTCTCCACCTCTCTCTGTTTCTCTTTTCTATGTATCACACGATTATGTAGCTGCTGAAATTACAATCAAAGaacatatttaccttttttgttGAGATGAAGTTTCAAATAGTTGAAGAAGACTACATTGTTGTTTCAAGAATTGTTTGACAATCAAATGAAGAAGGTTGCTTTATTGTATGAGTGCATCGACAAACTCGAATCAAGCAAGAATGTGGAATTTATACTTGAAAAATACCATAATTAAAATGTAAAAGAGGATCATCAGCATCTGCAAGCTTCAAGTGCAGCTTTTGTCAGAACAAGACCAAACTAGAGAGGCAAAGCCAGGAATCTCTAGTTTTCAGAATCATTTCTGGATTCCTTGCTTCTACTTATCACCTCTACTACTAACAAGCAATTCCAAATccatctctctctatatatatactacATATATAGGGTTGGGATAGCCTCATTGAGTCTAGTGAATATGGGATTGGCCATGAGTTTGATGGGGAAAGGTTTACCTACAGCACAGATGGTGAATATGGTGATGGGAACACTTGAAAGACAATTCATGGATAAAGAGATCAAAACTTTTGAGGACTTTCACATTGCAATGCTTAATATCTTCAGGTAATATACTCACCATCTGTTAATGGCTTTCCTCTCTGATCTTAATAGCCTGGTTTTATGTTTCCAGCACCTTCAACTCTGCATTGCCTGGTAAACACTATGATGTTCCTTCTCCAGAGGAAGTccaggtctctctctctctctctctctctctctctctctctctagtccTAGTTGGTTGGTTGGGTCGGTGCTAACTCAAACAGGTAAACACAGGAATGTTATGGTGAATGGAAGGTCGCCCCAAACGAGGCAGCGAAGAAGGAAGTGTTGGTGAAATTCATGAAGGAGAAGGTGAATCTAAGCAGGCTGGATGAATCCAGCCTTATCACAGGAATAGTAACACCTCCAGCAGCCATGGCAGCCAAGAGAGCAGGCGAGAGTGTACCTCAGCTAAAGCTCATCAAGTCCATACCCGATGTCATTTTTGTGCCCTCCGCCACTGTCTTGGCCCTCATCTCCGTCAAGCTGTCCAGAAAGATGTTCCGTGACAACGCCACTGCATAAAATTCCACAACCAGAATTTCCTACATACTGTAATATATGATGAACACCTGAACTTGTATTTCGATGAACCAAACACACAAGTAATATGCAATTTCCATGTTTTCTACTGCCATCAACATCTCATGTATACAAATCTAAGGAAAAGAATAAACACAGAATCAACACTTATCTCCAAAAAAAAACTGTGGTCCTATTTGCATGATGAGTTCATTAATGGCAACAGGAACCATTCCCAGCAGTAATATTCATCTTCTTACCTCCTCCTCAACAATACACGAGTGAGACGAACCTAAGGACCCTAACCCGTGGATCTTCTGCCCCGACGATAGGTAGCAGTTCTTTTCCTCCCCCTCTTTCTCTTGCTTCTAGCGCCGGTAATTTTTGCAATAGAACGGACTTTTGCTGGTGGCTGATCATCTGCAGTGCCAGGTTCTGCTATAACGGGAGGTGTGGTGTTAACCGTCTCATCCTTAAGCACCATTGGCATTTCCTGAATCTTCACTTCCTCAAAACTGTCCATCTCTTCCTTAACCCTCTGATTATCTATAAGTACTTCATCTTCCATCTGAATGCATATTTCACACCATTAACAACTGAACACGAGATGGATGCAAAGAATAGAGGGGGGAGACATGACATAGAAAATGAAGCTATGTACTGTACTCACAGGTTTGTATGCTTTGAAGCAAGAAGGATCGATGTTTCCACTAGTCACAGGAACATCTACATAACTTGATGCTCCAGTTTGAGAAACTACTGCAGCAGTACTCTGAGATGCCATATGCATTTCTTCTACTCCATTTTCACTATCTGGAGGCGGCAAGTCCAATTTCTCGGCAAAAGAAATTCTATCAGCATTTTCTGTTGTTATCCTGTCATATTTGCTCCTCAGCTTGCCCACCTCTGAGTGTAGAAAGTCAATCTTCAAAAGTATTTGTCCGATGGAATTATCATCATCTCCAAGATCAAGGGGTAGTAGTTCATCATCATCCAATATCTGGAGATCAGTTGTGATTTTCCGGCTAGCTTTTCCAGCCGAAGggggaaagaaaagaaaagaaaaccgCTATCAATTTCAAGTCAGAATATGAATGATATTATCCAATCATAACCTAAGAATGGGTAAGCAAAGTCATGTTATCCATTCATAACCtatgaaaagaaaaaacagaaaataacTCGTATGGCTGGAAGCCTAGAATAAGATTAACTAAACAATATCAAAGTCCAATAGGCAATGAGAAGGGGAACAACAGATAGATTCACCAACAACTATAAAGGCATCATTGGGAGAGAGACCTACAACAGCATAAGCAATTAAGCAAGCTGCGTGTGCATAGTGATGATGCTAATATAATGCAAAAACTGTatagcaaaaatatcatttctcACCTGGATTCTTCAACTCGTTGTTCATGAAGGCACCCTCGGTTAAGTACTTTTTATTTTCTGCAAAAATATCAAGTTCTTAACTGGCAAGAAGCAACAAACGAAATAGTTTGATAGCAATGGATGAATATTTCTACCATAACATGAGAATAGGTTATGTTGGGACATATATGCTGCTACATCTGTTGTTGCTTCAGTCCtcctccttttctttctccTAAAGACGTCTAATTTAGCATTTTCCCGTGAAAATGGAAGAGATTTGGTGCCATCTACCATTGTGGAGCTATCTAGTTCAGTCTGCCTTTTCAAATCGTATACTTCTAGTTCTCTGTCATATAGGTGTGCTCGTGACTGCAGCTTCTTAATTTGCAATTCAACCCATTTGCAACGCCACATAAGAGGATGAATAAAAGACCTCCAGTGAGTTGTCAGCTTTTTCCGCCTATATATCAGAAGCGGCATAAGATGATAATGTGAGCGACCACATTATAAGAATTGGTACAATTTGTAAAGATTGAAGAGTTGAATATGCTGTTTccttaattttcattttactaTACTTCAATCAAGGGTAACAATGACTCGACCTGTCGACCACCACAAGCCCCCCATCCAACCACTTTTTCGAGTCCACAGCTAATAATTAATGGCATTATAATACGTTAAAGATCTCAATGAAACATAGGACTGTACTTTAAGGGTGGATGCTCCAATCTTCATCATGGGCCAAAAGATGAGGACACCAAGAAAAACTTAGTGCACTGAAAAGAATAAGTACCTCAGTCTAAACCTTTCACCGAATCCATCAGAATCCAGCGCTGATGCAGCAGCATCACCACGAAAATCTGACGAAGCTTCAGAATCACCAAAGGCATCATCACTTTCTACACCAGAATTGCAGTCCTCAAAAGAACTCGAGGTCTCCGTTTTGTCATCGATATCTTCTGCAACAAACTCATTGCCCAAAGATTTTGTACATTCAGTGATGTTAACCTCAGGATCACTATCCTTTTGAACTTCATTAGTCTTCACGGCCGAGTTTGGCTCCATTTTATTGTCATATTTCGTTGTGTACTTCATAAGCTCATCTTCCATTTCTTTAGCCAACATCCCGTCTGACTTATAGGCTGAGGCCTCCATTTTAGCTTTCTAGTCTCTCTTGAGCGTCTCTCGCATGGCATCAACAACTAGAATTCTTAATGAGTTGGGGGATTGAAAAAGCACACATATAGCATCTGCaggaaaatgaaaacaatattcaatGACGAGTTAGGTTGAACAGGACCTGCAGCCAAGTCTCTAATGGAAATAACAAGTAGCAGAAATATACAGTGCAGTGAAGTTCCACTGTACAAGATGATGCCATACATTTGCTAGTAAACCAATTGATATCAGAAAATTGATCAAATCAAGCAGTGAAACTACTTTTAGCAATAAAGCTTGATATGTTACACATACTTCCAAAAGCTAAACAATGACTTATAAATGATTCCTAGACATCAGAAATCCAGCTTAAACATGTTTTAGTAATTTAGTATGCAGACTGACAGACAACCCTCATATACCGACAAACCAAGTTCAGATCTACAAATGAAAAGGTATGATATACAAACTCACTCAAGTATCACAAGAGGTGATACCTTTTTTTCATCATAAAACAATGCACATGTTCCAATCAAGACATGGACAACATTCAAAGCTCACTCCAACAGTAACCCCAAAGAACAAAAGTTTCGTCGGAAAATTCAACCAATATAAACCAAATTGTTCAACCAGATTCAGTTACTAAGAGGACGTAATCTTTGTAACGTTATATGTCTTGTCCAATATAATTGGTTTATAGTAATTTATTAATGgtaataaa contains:
- the LOC121808973 gene encoding uncharacterized protein LOC121808973 yields the protein MGLAMSLMGKGLPTAQMVNMVMGTLERQFMDKEIKTFEDFHIAMLNIFSTFNSALPGKHYDVPSPEEVQECYGEWKVAPNEAAKKEVLVKFMKEKVNLSRLDESSLITGIVTPPAAMAAKRAGESVPQLKLIKSIPDVIFVPSATVLALISVKLSRKMFRDNATA
- the LOC121808967 gene encoding uncharacterized protein LOC121808967, encoding MEASAYKSDGMLAKEMEDELMKYTTKYDNKMEPNSAVKTNEVQKDSDPEVNITECTKSLGNEFVAEDIDDKTETSSSFEDCNSGVESDDAFGDSEASSDFRGDAAASALDSDGFGERFRLRRKKLTTHWRSFIHPLMWRCKWVELQIKKLQSRAHLYDRELEVYDLKRQTELDSSTMVDGTKSLPFSRENAKLDVFRRKKRRRTEATTDVAAYMSQHNLFSCYENKKYLTEGAFMNNELKNPASRKITTDLQILDDDELLPLDLGDDDNSIGQILLKIDFLHSEVGKLRSKYDRITTENADRISFAEKLDLPPPDSENGVEEMHMASQSTAAVVSQTGASSYVDVPVTSGNIDPSCFKAYKPMEDEVLIDNQRVKEEMDSFEEVKIQEMPMVLKDETVNTTPPVIAEPGTADDQPPAKVRSIAKITGARSKRKRGRKRTATYRRGRRSTG